The Malus sylvestris chromosome 14, drMalSylv7.2, whole genome shotgun sequence genome segment ttttaatctctAACTTTTAGTATCAAATTCCATAATAAGTGATGGTAAATTTTTAGTCACCTAATAACCTAGAGAATGTAGCtctattattatttaaattcgACATCACTTAGTGGTCTATATGTTTGCACGTGAATGATATATTTGCCGACAAGTATCCTCCCTACTTTACCTAATAAAGTCATTGTGTTTGAAGACATTTGGAAAGAATTCAGTCAACAATGTAAGGAATATGTTAAGctatacttttgtttttttattttttattttttattttttgtttggaaaaacatagattaaattgttagttgttacAGAGGAGATAGGTGGGAACGAACTCGCACTAGAATGCATATGCATGATTGTTTTTTACCACTGCAATAAAATGCCATCTGCATTATATCAACACCAATTTGTTTTGCATCTTTTGTGTGGCTGCCAATTTTCATTTCAAACGAGCTGGATTGGATCACCTCTATATGTCGGAAATTTTGTATTTTGGGCTCCTTTTGATGTGGGTTCGAAGGAGTTGGCCAAGTAGTGTTACTAGTGTAGTTGACGAACACCAAGGCCCAATTATTAGCCTTCATTCAAATTATGGGCTTGGGCTTGACCTTGGCTCAGTTAACCTTTATTAATATTATTCTTCTTAATTGTCTTAGGTCTTAACTTATGGCTGcttttggtacgtgggacggaacgggacagaacgggacgaggcgtttcgtcccgcgtttggtacgtcaaaaatgggtggaacacGCTGTGCCACGGGACAGaaattgggtgtttttgcgtcccacctcccCCCTAGAACGGGTTGTTCCACATATGTGGAACACAAAAATTACATTGTCTACCCTCCCTCTCCCGTAGCTTCGTtaccctccctctctcctttagcctcctcctccaccacaaacccaacaacccaaATGCTTCGTTACCTAGCAACCTAGATGAATTCGAGCTCGATTTCGGGCTTTCCGGGCTGAGTCGAAGACGAATCCGTTGAAATAGCGGCGAAACATACCGAAATGCACTTCCTTCTAAGGAAAAACTCGCAATTTGCGCTGGCTGGAATGACACGGCGTTTGCGAAGTGCAGGGAAATCATAGTTTGATGCAGCTCAGTCCACACCTGCCTCCCTTAGCCTTTTCATATCGTTGGTTTTAAATTGGggaaaaataatttgatttacTAGAATTGAAGAGAAAGATAATGAAATAAAGAGAAAGTATGGGTTTGATTTTTACTGGGAGATCTGAGcatgcgagagagagagagaatcaaatggaaaaagagaaagcagagaaacgggagagagagagtcaaagaAAAAGGGTAAGTTAGTCATTTAATCCAGAAACGGGAGAGAGAGTCAAATAAAAAGGGTAAGTTAGTCATTTAATCCAGTTTCGTTCTATTCCATCTTGTCATTACCAAACATGACATGAATCtttgttccgtcccgtcccgtatGCGTACCAAACGCTACGTATGAGAATGACGAGTTAGatacctaattaatataatttaccGTGTAGCTTAATCTAATTCCTCTCCTCATGCCCCAACATCATTTTgttatgaaaaaataaaattgaggtcTCAATTTAATTACATTTTACGATGTAGTGTCATCATATCTTTACAAATGTTGAACATGAGGCTAATAAGCATTCGAGTTAGAAATCTGGTTGGATTATGGAGGAGAAGAACTCGACTCTATCTCTACCCAACCGAAAATTTTATTGGATACGAGCAAGTATTGACCTAATTCTAACGCCTCGAGTTAATTAAGTTTCGATTGAGTTCGAGTTAAGTTTCGACTGAGTTCGAATTGATCCTGCTCAAGTTACACCCCTATTTTAATTGGAGAATTATATTGGGCTTACTTTTTCTGTTTATTTGGGCCTATTATGATtccaaaagattaaaaaaaatcagaaacctcAGAAAAGCCATTTATTCCTGCAACCACATTTCCATCCCCAACCCCAAGCAAGTAGGGTTTATCATCTCCCGCTCCACCGCGAGACTCCCATGCTACGCCACTTCTAAATGGGTGGCGCCGGCAACCGATTCTTCACCCTcctctccaccaccaccacccaccCTGTCCACCGCTTCCCTTCTCTCGTCCGCCTTTCCCGCCACTCCAAACCCCCACTCTTCCCTTCCTCCTCCCTCTCTTTCCTTTCCCACCGTCACTCCCTCTCTTCCCGCCCCTCCTCCTGCTCCGCCTCCCCCTTCCCTCCCAATTCCTCTCACCATTTCCATTCCCATTCCCACTCCCCCGTTTCCGCCGCCTACCCTTCTTATGCTGATTCCGCCCCTTTAAGACACTCGCACCCTTGGCCCGAGTGGTTCCACTTCCTCAACTCCCTCTCCGCTGCCGGCTACAACGGAACCAACGGCCAGGATGAGTTCACCGCTGTGGTCCGGGATTTGCCCGAGGAGTTCATGCTTGCTGCGAATGTTTGCCTGGCGTTCGCTAGGCAAAGAGCTGGCCTTTTGAGGTAATGTATGCTTCTCTCTCAATCGGTAAAAGTCTCGAAATGTTTACCAATGGGTGAATTGTGTGGGGTTTTCAATGCAGGTTTCTTTCGAGGCGGGATCTAGAGGTTGTGGTGGAGAATGGGACGCCTTTTCTGTTTCAGAATGGCGATGATTCGGTGAGGCGAATGAGATTGTTTCTCGGCCAAGGCGATACCAATGTGAGTTTTCATTAACTCTGTCAATGCTCCTGaatttgtttttggtgaaatgGTTTGTTCAGACACTGGATTGATCAGATACAAGTACAACAAGCCTATAAGGAAGAAAATCTGGTAGACAAATATAGTCAAACAAACATTTATACTACAGAAATCTATCTTAAATTGTAGCGTTCGGTAACTTTTTAGAGCAAACATATATGGCCTTCCCCGAGTTGGGCACTTTGCGAAACCACCAGAGAAAGTAATGTGTTCCACAGAAGTACAAAAGCTGATGTTCTCCAGGCAGGTTTATTATGTTAAAACCGTTGAGCTGAAAATTTTCTGTAAACCGAACATTCCAGCCTAATTGAATTTTGTTCTATGTTAAATTTGATATAAATGCATTAAGACCACTTGAGTTTCATGTGGTTTGTCTAAATTTTTACCATTATGACTTTCTACATGATTTGGATATCTTCTAATTTCTCGGTTTTAAATTAAGTACATTTAAGTTACAAGTTGCTAACCCAGTCAGTTTTTATGCTCTATTTGCCTTCTCCATAACAGGCCTTGGACATTGATAAAGCACAAACGGTTGATTTGATGAGATTTATTTTGAGTTATGCTAGTACCCCTGTTTTTTCGTCGGAGAGAAACAATCTGTACAATAGAGAAATTGTTGAATCATCTGTTCGTACTCTGTTGGGTGAAATGGCCAAGCTCTGCTTTAGCGCTCCAGATTCGAACTTTATTGGGGCAATGCAGAGTCGATCCCCTGATAACTACGGAGAATCTGTTAGGCCTTTTGGAAAAACTATTGAAATGAAAAGAGGTGATTGGATTTGTCAGAGGTAGAGTCCCTTTTTTGGCCTTATCTTCATTTATATTATAATGCATTttgtatgaaatgatttgggGCTATAGGTATAGTTTATTctacattatttttcttttgtttattgttCATATGAGATTCTGTTGATGAGCAGGTGTAATTTCATGAACTTTGCAAGAAACATGAAATGCCTGGAGTGTGAGGAGGCTCGGCCAAAGAGACAGCTGACTGGCAATGAGTGGGAGTGCCCTCAGTAAGCATTGCTTGTTTATTAAAtctcttttttgggttttccGGTAATTTTGTTTCCTTTACTGATTAATTCATGATGAAAACAACTTCTTTCTCAGATGTGATTTTTTCAACAATGGTAGAAACACGGTATGTTTGAGGTGTGATTGTAAGCGCCCTAGGGAGGTCTCACTTGGTTCCACCAAAAATAGGTTAGATATGGGATATGAAAATGTGGGTGATAGAAATAGGGCTGAAATCGATAGCAGGCTGGCCGCTAATGAAGAGAAGGCACAGCGGTGGTTTAGTAAGATTTCTCAGCTAGACAGTACTTCAGACATGAGCAACGCTGTATCTGATGAAGATTTTCCTGAAATAATGCCACTGAGAAAAGGAGTAAACAGATTTGTTGTAAGCACTAGGAAGACGCCATTAGAGAGGAGGCTGGAAAATGCTCAATACCAAAGAAACGTGGATAATGAGGGCAATTATCAAGGCAAGGATCTTCAAGCTGGGAGTGCGAATAGGTCACTTGGTCGTACAGCCAACCGGACTTTAGATGAAATTCTTGGCCGTGCATCTGTTCCTGAGTCAAATAATACAAGTACCAATCCCAAACAAAATGTTGGAACTGACACTCCCTCTTCCATGCAGACCTCAGTTTCCTCAGAGTATGGACAACCTAATGGgggcaattccacttattcccAATTTGTGCCGTTACCTGCGGATAAGTTTGCCAGGAAACCTGAGAATTCAAGTGTGGAGGATAGTATGCAGCTGTCTGAGAAGCCTCCGGAACAGGCTGGGAGCAAGGATGACGAAAGAGATCAAGCGGAGAAATCTGAGAGATGGTTTAAGAGGGTTGCAGAGTTGCACGATGTTACTGATCTTGCGAGCGCAATTTCAGATGAGGACTTTCCTGAAATTATGCCAATGCGTAAGGGAGAGAATCGATTTGTTGTCAGTAAGAAGAAAGATCGGTCTTTGACTACTCCGGCATACAAGAGACGTTCAGCTACTGAACAAGCTGGCAATGCCAATTATGTTCCCTTCGTACCCTTTCCACCCGACTATTTTGCTAAAAAAAACCACCAGCAGACAGAAGAGACAGATTTGACTAACAAGAGTGTTGATGAAACAACTACAACTATGATCCCAGATAACAACCCTTCAGACAATATGGTTGATGCTAGACCTGGGAAGCTGAATGCTGATCATGTTCAACAGATGAAAAATCAGCAAAGCAGTGTGCCAAGCCGGAACTCAGAAAGTTCGGGACAAAATCAGCTCAAGGATACTGCCCGCAATTTTGCTAATTCTAGCCCAAACGGCACGGATAGATTGAACAGTGGATCTTCAGGGAAAGAGAATTCTAACCAGACAGCAAGTTCGACATGGAATCCACCGCAGCAGTCCAATGATCAGAACATTAGGCAGGCCTGGACTGGGAAAAGTTTGGAGGGGTCAGCAGTGAAGGAGCCAGATCCTTTAGATATGTCAGAGGAGGCAAAGGCGGAGAGATGGTTCAAGCGCGTTGCGCAGATAAAAGACATCTCAGAGCTGAGTCAGATTCCGGATGAAGATTTCCCGTCGATAATGCCAATGCGGAAAGGGGTGAATAGGTTTGTTGTCAGCAAGCGGAAAACGCCGTTGGAGAGGAGGCTGACATCTCCACAATACAGAAAAAATCTTCCTATTGTAAGCTCTGATCCAGCAAAGGAAAGAGATGGTAACTGAGAAATCACAAAAAGGActtcctctttgttgttttggaagatgAGGTAATTGTTTATTTCTTACTTTTGCATAATTGTATTTTTCATAGGTTGCCTTGGACAAAACTTTGGGTGCATTCCAAACAGTGTATAAAGATATACATTTCTTCTCCCTTGGAACTTAATTTTGAACTTAATTTGCCAACTGAAACTTAAAAGTCACCACTTTActctttgaaactcaaaatttgtcttatttttacCTACGTTCCGTGAAACTTAATTTTCATCTCATTTTGCCCTCTAAAACTCAAAAATCATCACTTCACTCTTTGAAACTTAATAGTATTTTTCACTTTAACTTGTGGACTCTCTCTTCTCCATGAACTTCAAAAGTCGTCCTCTAAAACATATGTCCCTCTAAAACATATGTGAGACTCACCATTCAATAAGACTATGCCACGTGATAATGtatttgattataaatctcaactaTGTGTTGACATTcaataatgaaaaaaatattaaaatcgaGTTTTGTAGAGTAAAATGatgaaattaatataaaatgttataaatctCCACTATTGAGTTAACAGCCTACATAATGGAATTAACATAATTAAGGCAACGTGGAGCGAATTTCGAGTTTTATACAGCAAAATGACGACTTTTCAGTTTCAAGGTGTAAAATGAgatcaaaaattaaattttagagAGTAAAAATTTAGGTCCATTTTTTCCACGACGTCTAATTATCTTATCTGGATGAAAAATGAGAAACATGTGCTCCCACATTTGTGCTTGGTACTTCTTTGTTGGTACCACAAAGCATATGGGGCTACAGGAAAACATGTTGTACCCATGGCACCACATGTTCCATATTTTGCCACCACTCATAACATGTTCGACCCATGGCACCACATGTTCCTATATTTTGCCACCGC includes the following:
- the LOC126600102 gene encoding zinc finger protein VAR3, chloroplastic-like translates to MGGAGNRFFTLLSTTTTHPVHRFPSLVRLSRHSKPPLFPSSSLSFLSHRHSLSSRPSSCSASPFPPNSSHHFHSHSHSPVSAAYPSYADSAPLRHSHPWPEWFHFLNSLSAAGYNGTNGQDEFTAVVRDLPEEFMLAANVCLAFARQRAGLLRFLSRRDLEVVVENGTPFLFQNGDDSVRRMRLFLGQGDTNALDIDKAQTVDLMRFILSYASTPVFSSERNNLYNREIVESSVRTLLGEMAKLCFSAPDSNFIGAMQSRSPDNYGESVRPFGKTIEMKRGDWICQRCNFMNFARNMKCLECEEARPKRQLTGNEWECPQCDFFNNGRNTVCLRCDCKRPREVSLGSTKNRLDMGYENVGDRNRAEIDSRLAANEEKAQRWFSKISQLDSTSDMSNAVSDEDFPEIMPLRKGVNRFVVSTRKTPLERRLENAQYQRNVDNEGNYQGKDLQAGSANRSLGRTANRTLDEILGRASVPESNNTSTNPKQNVGTDTPSSMQTSVSSEYGQPNGGNSTYSQFVPLPADKFARKPENSSVEDSMQLSEKPPEQAGSKDDERDQAEKSERWFKRVAELHDVTDLASAISDEDFPEIMPMRKGENRFVVSKKKDRSLTTPAYKRRSATEQAGNANYVPFVPFPPDYFAKKNHQQTEETDLTNKSVDETTTTMIPDNNPSDNMVDARPGKLNADHVQQMKNQQSSVPSRNSESSGQNQLKDTARNFANSSPNGTDRLNSGSSGKENSNQTASSTWNPPQQSNDQNIRQAWTGKSLEGSAVKEPDPLDMSEEAKAERWFKRVAQIKDISELSQIPDEDFPSIMPMRKGVNRFVVSKRKTPLERRLTSPQYRKNLPIVSSDPAKERDGN